A genomic region of Plasmodium malariae genome assembly, chromosome: 14 contains the following coding sequences:
- the PmUG01_14015700 gene encoding cytoadherence linked asexual protein, putative, with translation MFILLAVIFIWEKVTCYTNQDNIEQLKYMIANDDLYNNLLTTEKLIIEFFKHDELKLPILNPGVSEYLNMSNFTIIKHNVGIENETDYVIPNISASAQDLIKYEHITKQQLVKTYNAEEADLYKKKSLLVRSLKIVKFMLIPMDSYKETKDLKKSLMALNDILVEKDEKKEEENSQLYSKSYFQSILNYINDIKKIKPKKNVYSYSIIGDDLLKIQNSNDLFFTTNDNIDFMNKLDELSRHFGISLYNLVGSHLIALGHFVTLNLALRKYNNFFVLGDVKFFSWEKLLSFNISDRFKTLDSMCNVNSLYNIEKKRRRNYLSDNRRLAFDECNILEFLVHNFNRYHISLLINIYQDNFKPNLFLEHTHTKREFFKFICGDTTKCNIYNSGHFAIEGEDITNLNSKESDTDSLNPFSIYKNFLHFSRCYTRFTPEQILYIHFLNLTGILNNENKAYVSSLYLPGYFNAIELTFDEDSNLSDLMDNLLQCVEKCKSLATENIASKDENNKILEYEQSTFTKCNICKGALVYMNLKHENSSSMLQKFYMYTTKVVNINNISTLIRNMNVYEDYDNFLTNDLNWYTFLLLLRLTSFKDIADKNIGEAMYLSLEKEDDFNKTITTNYWYPSHLKKAYTLFVRSNLAVNLVEKLEKLLSSDAIEKMKKSIRFIVHVNSFLQLDFFHSLNEPPIGEQRSYPLALLLENQFLQWFHNSNLGYFFLNYDDNNTRKRMHEKVLSQKFMAPKYVSWILHLKKHINKAYASYFNQRHVKNIYKNHNIFNINNKIMLMKDSYELYENNYKDIIFFADIFNLRKYLTATPAAKKFTDRLLYFMHSIYGNALNFYKYGMIYGFTINKTYLKEFSEELFSIYKLNKDDFSDVSFLQSVYLLIRKIENSFHGHRINDKISLNNLFFFNVSNHYSKMSKEQRFEELNNSMASRFFSKTLFSIFQMMFSTKLSNYADELDRTYGKEEMLGLTVNEKAFFNFAYAYYGSIMDNITNSLLPPYAKKPITQLKYGKTFIFSNYFILCKQVFSLLNLNNLSLLCENQAIASSNYYSSKKMDQFVDKKFVSIVVGFAYLRVLDVQNKANELQNIYSKLTYFPGTPNPLLWLGIHMATNLYFDTGRFFPVSLTDKLNEQTDHITTESASIKPGTFGFSKIYPLELLNGLTCVFFVNTLFRYYAFYQNFSFFFIKPVRFMTRYHTAFESYVNNIIRTNFRKYTTDEILKFAQTTYLNIKKRGFLKEAIKARIKAKNVNYHPIIKNLDGSMPMLTPQEYERLTKADYTLYVDDGASFDEVDEDEKFLNDKDYICSNDLRGETNALSQSTKLQEEEKNKNDKKLKHKNEGMNETNKQHQEEADNEDNIKEKDEEGNKKEQNVKEGVVDEVLMITRKPD, from the exons ATGTTCATTTTGCTTGCGGTCATATTTATATGGGAAAAAGTAACTTGTTATACAAATCAAGATAACATtgaacaattaaaatatatgattgcCAATGatgatttatataataatttattaacaaCAGAAAAGTTAATAATAGAATTTTTCAAACACGATGAATTAAAATTGCCCATATTAAATCCAGGGGTTTCGGAATATCTAAATATGTCTAATTTTACCATAATTAAGCATAATGTTGGTATAGAAAATGAAACTGATTATGTTATACCTAATATAAGTGCTAGTGCTCaggatttaataaaatatgaacatattaCGAAACAGCAACTGGTGAAAACTTATAATGCAGAGGAAGCAgatttatataagaaaaagagTTTACTTGTAAGatctttaaaaattgtaaaatttatgttaataCCCATGGATTCTTATAAAGAAACAAAAGATTTAAAGAAATCACTGATGGCATTAAATGATATCCTCGTGGAaaaggatgaaaaaaaagaagaagagaaTTCGCAATTATATTCTAAATCGTATTTTCaaagtattttaaattatattaatgatataaagaaaataaagccaaaaaaaaatgtatattcatattcaATAATAGGTGATGatttgttaaaaatacaGAATTcgaatgatttattttttacaacaaATGATAATATTGATTTCATGAATAAGTTAGATGAGTTGTCACGTCATTTTGGCATATCTTTGTATAACTTAGTTGGTTCACATCTTATAG cATTAGGACATTTTGTTACCCTAAATTTAGCCCTtaggaaatataataatttttttgtattaggAGATGTGAAATTTTTTAGTTGGGAAAAACTCTtaagttttaatatatcagaTAGGTTTAAAACACTTGATTCAATGTGTAATGTCAatagtttatataatatagaaaaaaaaagaagaagaaattaTTTGAGTGATAATAGAAGATTAGCATTCGAtgaatgtaatatattagagTTCTTGGTTCACAATTTTAATAGATATCATATATCGctacttataaatatttatcaagataattttaaacccaatttatttttagaacatacacatacaaaaAGAGAATTCTTCAAATTTATATGTGGTGATACAACTAaatgtaacatatataatagtgGTCATTTTGCAATTGAAGGTGAAGATATAACTAATTTAAATAGTAAAGAATCTGATACTGATTCATTAAACCCATTTAGTATATACAAAaactttttacatttttcaagATGTTATACTAGGTTCACTCCAgaacaaattttatatatacactttttaaatttaactggaattttaa ATAATGAGAACAAAGCTTACGTGAGTTCTCTTTACTTACCTGGATACTTCAATG cTATTGAGTTAACTTTTGATGAAGATTCTAATCTCTCAGATCTAATGGATAATTTACTACAAT gTGTTGAAAAATGCAAATCATTAGCTACAGAAAATATAGCATcaaaagatgaaaataataagatCTTAGAATATGAACAGAGTACATTTACAAAGTGTAATATTTGTAAGGGAGCACTCGTATATATGAACTTGAAGCATGAAAACTCATCGTCCATGTTGCAGAagttttatatgtatactacTAAAGTtgttaacataaataatataagtaccttaataagaaatatgaaTGTTTATGAagattatgataattttttaacgaACGATTTAAATTggtatacatttttattattactgagACTTACGTCTTTTAAGg ACATTgcagataaaaatataggagAAGCTATGTATTTAAGTTTAGAAAAGGAAGatgattttaataaaactatTACTACAAATTATTGGTATCCATCCCATTTGAAAAAGGCTTATACTTTATTCGTAAGAAGTAATTTAGCTGTTAACTTAGTAGAAA aATTAGAGAAATTGTTAAGTTCTGATGCcatagaaaaaatgaaaaaaagtataagaTTTATAGTCCACGTAAATTCCTTTTTACAATTAGATTTTTTTCACAGTCTTAATGAACCACCAATTGGAGAACAACGTTCATATCCTCTAGCTTTGTTACTTGAGAACCAATTTTTACAATGGTTTCACAATTCTAACTTaggctatttttttttaaattatgatgataataatacaaGAAAACGAATGCATGAAAAAGTTCTATCACAAAAATTTATGGCACCCAAATATGTTAGTTGGATTTTACATTTGAAAaagcatataaataaagcatatgcatcatattttaatcaaaggcatgtaaaaaatatatataagaatcataatatttttaatataaataataaaataatgctAATGAAGGATTCCTATGAACTTTACGAAAATAACTATaaagatataattttttttgcagatatatttaatttaagaaaatatctAACAGCTACTCCCGCGGCAAAAAAGTTTACAGACAGGCTTCTATATTTCATGCATTCAATTTATGGTAAcgctttaaatttttataaatacggTATGATATATGGGTtcacaataaataaaacatatttgaAAGAATTTAGCGAAGAActattttcaatttataaATTGAACAAAGATGACTTTTCAGATGTCTCCTTTTTACAATCAGTTTATTTACTCAttagaaaaattgaaaatagtTTTCATGGGCATAggataaatgataaaata agtttaaataatttgttttttttcaatgTTTCAAATCACTATTCAAAAATGAGCAAAGAACAGAGATTTGAAGAACTCAATAATTCCATGGCATCTAGATTCTTTTcaaaaacattattttctatatttcaAATGATGTTTTCTACAAAATTAAGTAATTATGCAGATGAGCTTGATAGAACGTatggaaaagaagaaatgcTTGGTTTAACCGTAAATGAAAAGgccttttttaattttgcatatgcatattatGGTAGTATAATggataatataacaaatagtCTTTTGCCTCCGTACGCCAAAAAGCCAATAACTCaattaaaatatggaaaaacatttattttctcaaattattttattttatgtaagcaagtgttttcattattaaatttaaataatttaagtcTTTTATGTGAAAACCAAGCAATAGCTAGTTctaattattattcttcGAAAAAAATGGATCAATTTGTTGATAAAAAGTTTGTATCTATTGTTGTGGGTTTTGCGTATTTAAGAGTTTTAGATGTACAGAATAAGGCAAATGAAttgcaaaatatatatagtaaactTACCTATTTTCCAGGAACACCTAATCCTCTGCTTTGGCTTGGTATACATATGGCTACTAATTTATACTTTGATACTGGAAGATTTTTTCCTGTATCGCTGActgataaattaaatgaacaaaCTGATCATATTACAACTGAAAGTGCTAGCATAAAACCAGGAACTTTTGGATTCTCAAAAATTTACCCTTTAGAACTGCTTAATGGATTGACttgtgttttttttgtaaatactCTTTTTCGATACTATGCTTTTTATCAaaacttttcctttttttttataaaacctGTTCGTTTTATGACAAGATATCATACTGCATTTGAAAGTTATgttaacaatattataaGAACAAATTTTAGAAAGTATACGACTGATGAAATATTAAAGTTTGCGCAAACaacttatttaaatattaaaaaaaggggtTTCTTAAAAGAAGCTATAAAAGCTAGGATTAAAGCTAAAAATGTTAACTATCATcctattataaaaaatttggatGGAAGTATGCCTATGTTAACACCACAAGAATACGAACGTTTAACAAAAGCTGATTATACATTGTATGTAGATGATGGTGCATCTTTTGATGAAGTAGATGAAGACGAAAAATTCTTAAATGATAAAGATTATATATGTTCTAATGATTTAAGAGGTGAAACCAATGCTTTGTCACAGTCTACTAAACTTCAGGAAGaggaaaagaataaaaatgataaaaagttaaaacaCAAAAATGAAGGAATGAACGAAACAAACAAGCAACATCAAGAAGAGGCTGATAATGAAGACAATATAAAAGAGAAAGATGAAGAaggtaataaaaaagaacaaaatgtTAAAGAAGGTGTGGTTGATGAAGTCCTTATGATTACAAGAAAACCAGATTAA
- the PmUG01_14015800 gene encoding conserved Plasmodium protein, unknown function — MPIYWKRTNDRFKDKPFSTEGICTLTNSPKKGIISSLKLTIKYFISVLLILAIPRSNNYPSFIEYEVSQKNLLKTLDLISKRLLGESGSYNVLGENVHHNTQNVRKRSEYNSNSRYTWGEHSDTEPYTYGGIYNNIDTSERNYKT; from the exons ATGCCAATTTACTGGAAGAGAACGAATGATCGATTTAAAGATAAACCATTTTCAACAGAAGGTATTTGTACCTTAACGAATAGTCCAAAGAAAGGAATAATAAGTTCATTGAAACTTActatcaaatattttatttcagtCCTTTTAATTTTGGCCATCCCAAGATCCAATAACTAT CCCTCTTTTATAGAATACGAGGTTAGccagaaaaatttattaaaaacattaGATTTAATAAGTAAAAGACTATTGGGTGAGAGTGGAAGTTACAATGTATTAGGAGAAAATGTACATCATAATACGCAAAATGTTAGAAAGAGAAGCGAATACAATAGTAACTCTCGTTATACGTGGGGAGAACATAGTGATACAGAACCATACACGTATGGtggaatatataataatatagataCTAGTGAAAGGAATTATAAAACATGA
- the PmUG01_14015900 gene encoding uncharacterized protein, translating to MDKAKELLGSFDFSELKNLLLKCNSETFLKFNTFTLSVAIIIGIASVYAANYLLNTCSMERTEKDLDDEVIKIRADQKSSKKDEAEKNASCS from the exons atggATAAAGCTAAGGAATTATTAGGAAGCTTTGATTTCTCTGAATTGAAAAATTTACTTCTAAAATGTAATTCTGagacatttttaaaatttaatacattTACACTTTCTGTAGCTATAATTATAGGTATAGCTTCGGTATATGCTGCTAATTATTTACTTAACACCTGCAGTAtg GAAAGAACAGAAAAAGACTTAGATGATGAagtaattaaaataagagCAGATCAAAAAAGTAGTAAAAAAGACGAAGCAGAGAAAAATGCCAGTTGTTCAtaa
- the PmUG01_14016100 gene encoding Plasmodium exported protein, unknown function — translation MNNYSLFINVLTFILLNLSWSCFNNITTTTFGKSWNNNNQTKTSDVRTIRSLSEREGMGRHKPNKTTMKTGNSQNADNGENYDESRYDALTQDYYDMMEDDITNGRGSSVSLLEMINNIDPKAQFTYCLDKLFTEDNDGEYDNYSNAPKKRSLGNFFKNINKRVENEMVSLINSGMQDNGYNTNGKKNKARNLKSFLKKYKLLSAVGILGILGLFFRFASQYTNLGYGILVIFAISVAFVLFKYMKVKKRLKFKNKHA, via the exons atgaataactACAGCTTGTTTATTAATGTTCTTacatttatccttttaaatCTATCATGGAGTTGTTTTAATAAT ATAACAACTACGACCTTTGGTAAATCATGGAATAACAACAATCAAACTAAAACGTCAGATGTAAGGACTATAAGATCACTAAGTGAACGTGAAGGAATGGGACGCCATAAACCAAATAAAACAACAATGAAAACTGGAAATTCACAAAATGCGGACAATGGTGAAAATTATGATGAAAGTCGATATGATGCTTTAACACAGGATTATTATGACATGATGGAAGACGATATTACTAATGGCAGAGGATCTTCAGTATCGTTATTGGAAATGATTAACAATATAGATCCAAAAGCCCAATTTACTTATTGCCtagataaattatttactgAAGATAATGATGGAGAATATGATAATTATAGTAATGCTCCAAAGAAGAGGAGCTTAGgaaacttttttaaaaatataaataaaagagttGAAAATGAAATGGTTAGTTTAATTAATTCTGGAATGCAGGATAATGGATATAATACGAAcggaaagaaaaataaggcacgtaatttaaaaagttttttaaagaaatataaattgttATCAGCAGTTGGAATATTAGGAATTCTAGGATTATTTTTTAGGTTTGCATCACAATATACCAACCTTGGTTATGGAATTCTAGTTATTTTTGCAATTTCCGTAGCTTTTGTTTTGTTCAAGTATATGAAGGTCAAAAAAcgtttaaaatttaaaaataagcatGCATGA
- the PmUG01_14016200 gene encoding Plasmodium exported protein, unknown function, protein MAVLSKYNKKEKKNAFLFCTKLSVCYFLFWVQNCANSSEYDGNSNNVMIYNHGKISNIRVMRSLGETKKNSKSKEEDIVKKLKRDRLESSFLPKAFHDIYDVDKTSASGAPRFPEWYKNNFKFDEETIEKLFNSHRKGAMEGDPECLAKYPKGYWDPYFALYGKGSKSTNKQEQAEQQQEQQQELYKYMLKNNFKDVPDIENVDADIKKGQPHVVRSYGQIDNSTDTSITSAAATAPSASASAVDSAAETADATKTQEQKKKKKKKFFFFKN, encoded by the exons ATGGCAGTTTTAAGCAAATACaataagaaagaaaagaaaaatgctTTTCTCTTTTGTACGAAGTTATCTGTGtgttactttttattttgggTCCAAAATTGCGCAAACTCG TCTGAATATGATGGTAACTCCAATAATGTAATGATTTACAATCATGGAAAAATATCAAACATACGAGTAATGAGATCCTTAGgggaaacaaaaaaaaattcaaagtCAAAGGAGGAGGATATTGTGAAAAAACTAAAACGTGATAGACTTGAAAGTAGTTTTTTACCTAAAGCATTTCATGATATATATGATGTCGACAAGACATCAGCATCTGGTGCTCCTAGATTTCCTGAATGGTACAAGAATAACTTTAAATTTGACGAAGAAACAATAGAAAAATTGTTTAACAGTCATCGTAAAGGAGCGATGGAAGGAGATCCAGAATGTCTTGCAAAATATCCAAAGGGTTATTGGGATCCATATTTTGCATTATATGGAAAGGGTAGTAAGTCTACAAATAAACAAGAACAAGCAGAACAGCAACAAGAACAACAACAGgaattatataagtatatgctgaagaataattttaaagatgTTCCAGATATAGAAAATGTAGATGCTGACATAAAGAAAGGACAACCACATGTAGTAAGAAGTTATGGACAAATAGATAACTCCACTGACACTTCCATTACTTCCGCTGCCGCAACCGCCCCTTCAGCCTCTGCTTCCGCCGTAGATTCCGCAGCAGAAACAGCTGATGCTACTAAAACACAAGaacagaagaaaaagaaaaagaaaaaattttttttttttaaaaattaa